One genomic window of Canis aureus isolate CA01 chromosome 15, VMU_Caureus_v.1.0, whole genome shotgun sequence includes the following:
- the LOC144284377 gene encoding uncharacterized protein LOC144284377 isoform X1, which translates to MVTPLGVGSPAQRLRASPSSGSRPVAGRTARWQVDEEQDWPLTAPHGRPRPRVLQGFPGTPRCEGALSSDPCAHLSLPRAICCILEIWMDYYQEDFCRLPQSASLKKILEFIRQRMPGTDVELRARRYLQQLRRLHAAEPEAGATASARAKDPEALPEPAPAPTVGPAASDGPEVLEAALAAGAEGLAPAEVPAGEAKPLQIVVTALDHGCALDEPRAPAATPEEEQALAPAIGVPRVPEPPMASGTTGFNLCAAP; encoded by the exons ATGGTCACACCGCTGGGCGTGGGCTCCCCCGCACAGAGGCTtcgtgccagcccctcctcggggagcaggcctgtggcaggcaggaccgccaggtggcaggtggacgaggagcaggactggcctcTGACAGCCCCGCACGGGAGGCCGAGgccccgggtcctgcagggcttccccgggacacctcggtgtgagggagccctgtcttctgacccctgtgcccacctgtccctccccagggccatctgcTGCATCCTGGAGATATGGATGGACTATTATCAGGAGGACTTTTGTCGGCTCCCCCAATCTGCCTCCCTGAAGAAGATTCTGGAATTCATAAGGCAGCGCATGCCAGGCACAGACGTGGAGCTCCGTGCCCGGCGTTACCTGCAACAACTCAGACGCCTCCATGCagcggagccagaggctgggg ctacAGCTTCGGCCCGAGCAAAAGACCCTGAAGCACTTCCggagcccgccccagccccaactgtggggcctgctgcctCGGATGGGCCTGAAGTGCTCGAGGCcgccctggctgctggggctgagggcttggcccCAGCTGAGGTGCCAGCTGGGGAGGcgaagcccctgcagatagtggtcactgctctaGATCACGGCTGCGCCCTGGACGAGCCACGTGCACCTGCGGCCACCCCGGAGGAGGAGCAGGCCCTGGCACCTGCAATCGGGGTCCCCAGAGTGCCAGAGCCGCCAATGGCCTCCGGGACAACTGGCTTCAACCTCTGCGCAGCCCCCTGA
- the LOC144284377 gene encoding uncharacterized protein LOC144284377 isoform X2, with product MVTPLGVGSPAQRLRASPSSGSRPVAGRTARWQVDEEQDWPLTAPHGRPRPRVLQGFPGTPRCEGALSSDPCAHLSLPRAICCILEIWMDYYQEDFCRLPQSASLKKILEFIRQRMPGTDVELRARRYLQQLRRLHAAEPEAGASARAKDPEALPEPAPAPTVGPAASDGPEVLEAALAAGAEGLAPAEVPAGEAKPLQIVVTALDHGCALDEPRAPAATPEEEQALAPAIGVPRVPEPPMASGTTGFNLCAAP from the exons ATGGTCACACCGCTGGGCGTGGGCTCCCCCGCACAGAGGCTtcgtgccagcccctcctcggggagcaggcctgtggcaggcaggaccgccaggtggcaggtggacgaggagcaggactggcctcTGACAGCCCCGCACGGGAGGCCGAGgccccgggtcctgcagggcttccccgggacacctcggtgtgagggagccctgtcttctgacccctgtgcccacctgtccctccccagggccatctgcTGCATCCTGGAGATATGGATGGACTATTATCAGGAGGACTTTTGTCGGCTCCCCCAATCTGCCTCCCTGAAGAAGATTCTGGAATTCATAAGGCAGCGCATGCCAGGCACAGACGTGGAGCTCCGTGCCCGGCGTTACCTGCAACAACTCAGACGCCTCCATGCagcggagccagaggctgggg CTTCGGCCCGAGCAAAAGACCCTGAAGCACTTCCggagcccgccccagccccaactgtggggcctgctgcctCGGATGGGCCTGAAGTGCTCGAGGCcgccctggctgctggggctgagggcttggcccCAGCTGAGGTGCCAGCTGGGGAGGcgaagcccctgcagatagtggtcactgctctaGATCACGGCTGCGCCCTGGACGAGCCACGTGCACCTGCGGCCACCCCGGAGGAGGAGCAGGCCCTGGCACCTGCAATCGGGGTCCCCAGAGTGCCAGAGCCGCCAATGGCCTCCGGGACAACTGGCTTCAACCTCTGCGCAGCCCCCTGA
- the LOC144284377 gene encoding uncharacterized protein LOC144284377 isoform X3: MFSCCRPTSGGSGSQEPQGCRLFQCCRLWLQHKNQRLRAFIRRRRQGARASAGKAPPICPTKPSRTELLEQEFQQLLPALLRRDVISVFIFLDNCHGFATTDEVLDLLFTKYGCIAAACGGDDAVLQRWKL; this comes from the exons ATGTTCTCCTGCTGCCggcccacctctgggggctctggctcccaggaaccccaggggtgccGCTTGTTCCAATGCTGTAGGCTTTGGCTCCAGCATAAAAACCAACGCCTCAGGGCGTTTATCaggaggcgccgtcag GGTGCAAGGGCCTCGGCCGGGAAGGCGCCTCCCATCTGCCCGACGAAGCCCagccggacggagctgctggagcaggaaTTCCAACAACTGCTGCCCGCCTTGCTGCGCAGGGATGTCATCTCCGTTTTCATCTTTTTAGACAACTGTCATGGATTTGCCACCACCGACGAGGTGCTGGATCTGCTGTTTACGAA ATATGGGTGCATCGCAGCTGCGTGTGGTGGCGACGACGCGGTCCTGCAGcgctggaaactgtga